A region of Arabidopsis thaliana chromosome 5, partial sequence DNA encodes the following proteins:
- the AGL31 gene encoding AGAMOUS-like 31 (AGAMOUS-like 31 (AGL31); FUNCTIONS IN: sequence-specific DNA binding transcription factor activity; INVOLVED IN: negative regulation of vernalization response, negative regulation of flower development, regulation of transcription, DNA-dependent, vernalization response, regulation of transcription; LOCATED IN: nucleus; EXPRESSED IN: 7 plant structures; CONTAINS InterPro DOMAIN/s: Transcription factor, MADS-box (InterPro:IPR002100), Transcription factor, K-box (InterPro:IPR002487); BEST Arabidopsis thaliana protein match is: K-box region and MADS-box transcription factor family protein (TAIR:AT5G65060.1); Has 6438 Blast hits to 6434 proteins in 775 species: Archae - 0; Bacteria - 2; Metazoa - 623; Fungi - 300; Plants - 5440; Viruses - 0; Other Eukaryotes - 73 (source: NCBI BLink).), translating into MGRKKVEIKRIENKSSRQVTFSKRRNGLIEKARQLSILCESSIAVLVVSGSGKLYKSASGDNMSKIIDRYEIHHADELEALDLAEKTRNYLPLKELLEIVQSKLEESNVDNASVDTLISLEEQLETALSVTRARKTELMMGEVKSLQKTVGKKTFLVIEGDRGMSWENGSGNKVRETLPLLK; encoded by the exons ATGGGTAGAAAAAAAGTCGAGATCAAGCGAATCGAGAACAAAAGTAGTCGACAAGTCACTTTCTCCAAACGACGCAATGGTCTCATCGAGAAAGCTCGACAACTTTCAATTCTCTGTGAATCTTCCATCGCTGTTCTCGTCGTCTCCGGCTCCGGAAAACTCTACAAGTCTGCCTCCGGTGACAA CATGTCAAAGATCATTGATCGTTACGAAATACATCATGCTGATGAACTTGAAGCCTTA GATCTTGCAGAAAAAACTCGGAATTATCTGCCACTCAAAGAGTTACTAGAAATAGTCCAAAG CAAGCTTGAAGAATCAAATGTCGATAATGCAAGTGTGGATACTTTAATTTCTCTGGAGGAACAGCTCGAGACTGCTCTGTCCGTAACTAGAGCTAGGAAG ACAGAACTAATGATGGGGGAAGTGAAGTCCCTTCAAAAAACG GTGGGGAAGAAGACGTTTCTGGTTATAGAAGGTGACAGAGGAATGTCATGGGAAAATGGCTCCGGCAACAAAGTACGGGAGACTCTTCCGCTGCTCAAGTAA
- the AGL31 gene encoding AGAMOUS-like 31, with product MNFFFVHDISSMSKIIDRYEIHHADELEALDLAEKTRNYLPLKELLEIVQSKLEESNVDNASVDTLISLEEQLETALSVTRARKTELMMGEVKSLQKTENLLREENQTLASQVGKKTFLVIEGDRGMSWENGSGNKVRETLPLLK from the exons atgaattttttttttgttcatgatATCTCCAGCATGTCAAAGATCATTGATCGTTACGAAATACATCATGCTGATGAACTTGAAGCCTTA GATCTTGCAGAAAAAACTCGGAATTATCTGCCACTCAAAGAGTTACTAGAAATAGTCCAAAG CAAGCTTGAAGAATCAAATGTCGATAATGCAAGTGTGGATACTTTAATTTCTCTGGAGGAACAGCTCGAGACTGCTCTGTCCGTAACTAGAGCTAGGAAG ACAGAACTAATGATGGGGGAAGTGAAGTCCCTTCAAAAAACG GAGAACTTGCTGAGAGAAGAGAACCAGACTTTGGCTAGCCAG GTGGGGAAGAAGACGTTTCTGGTTATAGAAGGTGACAGAGGAATGTCATGGGAAAATGGCTCCGGCAACAAAGTACGGGAGACTCTTCCGCTGCTCAAGTAA
- a CDS encoding senescence-associated family protein (DUF581) (Protein of unknown function (DUF581); CONTAINS InterPro DOMAIN/s: Protein of unknown function DUF581 (InterPro:IPR007650); BEST Arabidopsis thaliana protein match is: Protein of unknown function (DUF581) (TAIR:AT1G22160.1); Has 1807 Blast hits to 1807 proteins in 277 species: Archae - 0; Bacteria - 0; Metazoa - 736; Fungi - 347; Plants - 385; Viruses - 0; Other Eukaryotes - 339 (source: NCBI BLink).), translated as MVLGKRHGSLIKRTTSMKMITLDTPTIYDASQPSDHLTFHQHPHNPMVVMASNYDDFLKTCSLCNRSLCHHRDIYMYRGNNAFCSLECREKQIKLDEKKAKTGFVTSKKPIRI; from the exons atggtGTTAGGAAAGCGTCATGGATCACTGATCAAGAGAACAACTAGCATGAAGATGATCACACTCGATACACCCACGATCTATGACGCATCTCAGCCGTCCGATCATCTAACCTTTCATCAACACCCTCACAATCCGATGGTGGTGATGGCTAGTAACTACGATGATTTCTTGAAGACTTGTAGTCTCTGCAATCGAAGTCTCTGCCATCATCGTGACATTTACATGTATAG AGGGAACAACGCATTTTGTAGCTTAGAATGCAGGGAGAAGCAAATTAAGCTGGACGAGAAAAAAGCGAAAACCGGCTTCGTAACATCGAAGAAACCAATTCGTATTTAG
- the AGL31 gene encoding AGAMOUS-like 31 (AGAMOUS-like 31 (AGL31); CONTAINS InterPro DOMAIN/s: Transcription factor, MADS-box (InterPro:IPR002100), Transcription factor, K-box (InterPro:IPR002487); BEST Arabidopsis thaliana protein match is: K-box region and MADS-box transcription factor family protein (TAIR:AT5G65060.1); Has 30201 Blast hits to 17322 proteins in 780 species: Archae - 12; Bacteria - 1396; Metazoa - 17338; Fungi - 3422; Plants - 5037; Viruses - 0; Other Eukaryotes - 2996 (source: NCBI BLink).): MGRKKVEIKRIENKSSRQVTFSKRRNGLIEKARQLSILCESSIAVLVVSGSGKLYKSASGDNMSKIIDRYEIHHADELEALDLAEKTRNYLPLKELLEIVQSKLEESNVDNASVDTLISLEEQLETALSVTRARKTELMMGEVKSLQKTENLLREENQTLASQVGKKTFLVIEGDRGMSWENGSGNKVRETLPLLK; the protein is encoded by the exons ATGGGTAGAAAAAAAGTCGAGATCAAGCGAATCGAGAACAAAAGTAGTCGACAAGTCACTTTCTCCAAACGACGCAATGGTCTCATCGAGAAAGCTCGACAACTTTCAATTCTCTGTGAATCTTCCATCGCTGTTCTCGTCGTCTCCGGCTCCGGAAAACTCTACAAGTCTGCCTCCGGTGACAA CATGTCAAAGATCATTGATCGTTACGAAATACATCATGCTGATGAACTTGAAGCCTTA GATCTTGCAGAAAAAACTCGGAATTATCTGCCACTCAAAGAGTTACTAGAAATAGTCCAAAG CAAGCTTGAAGAATCAAATGTCGATAATGCAAGTGTGGATACTTTAATTTCTCTGGAGGAACAGCTCGAGACTGCTCTGTCCGTAACTAGAGCTAGGAAG ACAGAACTAATGATGGGGGAAGTGAAGTCCCTTCAAAAAACG GAGAACTTGCTGAGAGAAGAGAACCAGACTTTGGCTAGCCAG GTGGGGAAGAAGACGTTTCTGGTTATAGAAGGTGACAGAGGAATGTCATGGGAAAATGGCTCCGGCAACAAAGTACGGGAGACTCTTCCGCTGCTCAAGTAA
- the AGL31 gene encoding AGAMOUS-like 31 (AGAMOUS-like 31 (AGL31); CONTAINS InterPro DOMAIN/s: Transcription factor, MADS-box (InterPro:IPR002100), Transcription factor, K-box (InterPro:IPR002487); BEST Arabidopsis thaliana protein match is: K-box region and MADS-box transcription factor family protein (TAIR:AT5G65060.1); Has 6764 Blast hits to 6759 proteins in 854 species: Archae - 0; Bacteria - 0; Metazoa - 623; Fungi - 300; Plants - 5766; Viruses - 0; Other Eukaryotes - 75 (source: NCBI BLink).) yields MGRKKVEIKRIENKSSRQVTFSKRRNGLIEKARQLSILCESSIAVLVVSGSGKLYKSASGDNMSKIIDRYEIHHADELEALDLAEKTRNYLPLKELLEIVQSKLEESNVDNASVDTLISLEEQLETALSVTRARKTELMMGEVKSLQKTENLLREENQTLASQVTKTSLEANSSVDTQ; encoded by the exons ATGGGTAGAAAAAAAGTCGAGATCAAGCGAATCGAGAACAAAAGTAGTCGACAAGTCACTTTCTCCAAACGACGCAATGGTCTCATCGAGAAAGCTCGACAACTTTCAATTCTCTGTGAATCTTCCATCGCTGTTCTCGTCGTCTCCGGCTCCGGAAAACTCTACAAGTCTGCCTCCGGTGACAA CATGTCAAAGATCATTGATCGTTACGAAATACATCATGCTGATGAACTTGAAGCCTTA GATCTTGCAGAAAAAACTCGGAATTATCTGCCACTCAAAGAGTTACTAGAAATAGTCCAAAG CAAGCTTGAAGAATCAAATGTCGATAATGCAAGTGTGGATACTTTAATTTCTCTGGAGGAACAGCTCGAGACTGCTCTGTCCGTAACTAGAGCTAGGAAG ACAGAACTAATGATGGGGGAAGTGAAGTCCCTTCAAAAAACG GAGAACTTGCTGAGAGAAGAGAACCAGACTTTGGCTAGCCAGGTGACAAAAACATCTCTTGAAGCTAATTCATCAGTTGATAcacaataa
- the AGL31 gene encoding AGAMOUS-like 31, which produces MGRKKVEIKRIENKSSRQVTFSKRRNGLIEKARQLSILCESSIAVLVVSGSGKLYKSASGDNMSKIIDRYEIHHADELEALDLAEKTRNYLPLKELLEIVQSVDTLISLEEQLETALSVTRARKTELMMGEVKSLQKTENLLREENQTLASQVGKKTFLVIEGDRGMSWENGSGNKVRETLPLLK; this is translated from the exons ATGGGTAGAAAAAAAGTCGAGATCAAGCGAATCGAGAACAAAAGTAGTCGACAAGTCACTTTCTCCAAACGACGCAATGGTCTCATCGAGAAAGCTCGACAACTTTCAATTCTCTGTGAATCTTCCATCGCTGTTCTCGTCGTCTCCGGCTCCGGAAAACTCTACAAGTCTGCCTCCGGTGACAA CATGTCAAAGATCATTGATCGTTACGAAATACATCATGCTGATGAACTTGAAGCCTTA GATCTTGCAGAAAAAACTCGGAATTATCTGCCACTCAAAGAGTTACTAGAAATAGTCCAAAG TGTGGATACTTTAATTTCTCTGGAGGAACAGCTCGAGACTGCTCTGTCCGTAACTAGAGCTAGGAAG ACAGAACTAATGATGGGGGAAGTGAAGTCCCTTCAAAAAACG GAGAACTTGCTGAGAGAAGAGAACCAGACTTTGGCTAGCCAG GTGGGGAAGAAGACGTTTCTGGTTATAGAAGGTGACAGAGGAATGTCATGGGAAAATGGCTCCGGCAACAAAGTACGGGAGACTCTTCCGCTGCTCAAGTAA